The following are encoded together in the Clostridium sp. BJN0013 genome:
- a CDS encoding tetratricopeptide repeat protein produces MTLEDMWKVYYNKGLILFRKNDLTGALEALRKSVEFSMDNWKCYNLMGLCLYKIGKFTKCKNVWKRSVEIYSQKDNPAVNYLNSMEEVSFKNICEKYNKAYNLSLNKDYKEALNTLSRADVEKYPIVVIKNFCGLCSYAVGNKNKAIQEWKEVLKIDTSNKQALLYLSEVCEVKKESKGLLARLKELLITN; encoded by the coding sequence ATGACATTAGAAGATATGTGGAAGGTTTATTATAATAAAGGGTTGATTTTATTTAGAAAAAATGATCTCACAGGTGCATTGGAAGCGCTCAGGAAGTCTGTAGAGTTCAGTATGGATAACTGGAAGTGTTATAATCTTATGGGATTATGTCTTTATAAGATTGGGAAGTTTACAAAATGCAAAAATGTATGGAAAAGAAGTGTTGAAATATATAGTCAGAAGGATAATCCAGCAGTAAATTATTTGAATTCTATGGAAGAAGTATCTTTTAAAAATATATGTGAGAAATATAACAAAGCATATAACCTTTCTTTAAACAAAGATTATAAAGAAGCCCTAAACACGCTTTCACGTGCTGACGTAGAAAAATATCCCATAGTTGTTATTAAAAATTTTTGCGGGTTATGCAGCTATGCTGTAGGAAATAAAAATAAGGCAATTCAGGAGTGGAAGGAAGTATTAAAAATTGATACTTCCAACAAACAGGCTCTGTTGTATTTATCAGAAGTTTGTGAAGTAAAAAAAGAATCAAAAGGATTATTAGCACGGTTAAAGGAACTTTTAATAACTAATTGA
- a CDS encoding tetratricopeptide repeat protein, with product MNTYYDILEIDQDASSAQIKKSYFKMVRKYPPERFSEKFMEIRKAYEILSNEKTREEYDSFINIPGTAREKFNDANEFFKEGKNQKAINLLEELHKEFPDILVIQSLLGEVCIQNNNNGKAIKIFEKLVKAEPDNASFAGYLAKSYLMRGWHKKAVISFKKAIELDEDNFSLWMGLSEAYMEGNNIEEAKEVLYGLIERKENEDFIISAYLAIFIIDLKEGNFESMKKNLEKLSDEAIKQEDEKEHIAWILLMVSRQMVEAQLFDPAGEILEKAEKISPGNEEIRKLKLKVDRFHKVEEELLSLEEDEFYDEGFVSFIVSRILPEESMGLELYIRGMEHEFLMHINKYRKYVIALSKKYFNLYGELKDFFEKAFNNRERNKMIKEHEKYFKSHKGMLEMALGGIGSKNLFNNLGDDEDYDPWQGIQDTYIREEPKIGRNDPCPCGSGKKYKKCCGK from the coding sequence ATGAATACCTATTATGATATTTTAGAAATAGACCAAGACGCTAGTTCTGCACAAATAAAAAAATCTTATTTTAAAATGGTTAGAAAATACCCACCAGAAAGATTTTCAGAAAAATTTATGGAAATTCGAAAGGCCTATGAAATATTAAGTAATGAAAAAACTAGGGAAGAATATGATAGTTTTATTAATATACCTGGTACTGCTAGGGAAAAATTTAATGATGCAAATGAATTCTTTAAAGAAGGTAAAAATCAAAAGGCTATAAATCTCTTGGAGGAATTACATAAAGAGTTTCCAGATATATTGGTAATACAAAGTCTTCTTGGGGAGGTATGTATTCAAAATAACAATAATGGTAAGGCCATAAAGATTTTTGAAAAACTTGTCAAAGCAGAACCTGATAATGCAAGTTTTGCTGGATATCTGGCTAAGTCATATCTGATGAGAGGATGGCATAAAAAAGCAGTTATAAGCTTTAAAAAGGCTATAGAACTAGATGAGGATAATTTTTCTTTATGGATGGGCCTCAGCGAGGCATACATGGAAGGAAACAACATTGAAGAAGCTAAGGAAGTTCTTTATGGACTCATTGAAAGAAAAGAAAATGAAGATTTTATTATAAGTGCCTATCTTGCTATTTTTATTATAGATTTAAAAGAAGGTAATTTTGAAAGTATGAAAAAAAATCTTGAAAAATTATCAGATGAAGCAATTAAACAAGAAGACGAAAAAGAACATATAGCATGGATACTGCTTATGGTCTCCAGACAAATGGTTGAAGCACAACTGTTTGATCCTGCTGGGGAGATATTAGAAAAGGCAGAAAAAATTTCACCGGGTAATGAAGAAATAAGAAAACTTAAACTAAAGGTAGATAGATTCCATAAAGTTGAAGAGGAACTTTTAAGTTTGGAAGAAGATGAGTTTTACGATGAAGGTTTTGTGAGCTTTATAGTCAGTAGAATATTGCCTGAAGAGTCAATGGGTTTAGAACTTTATATTCGGGGGATGGAACATGAATTTTTAATGCATATAAATAAATATAGAAAATATGTTATAGCACTTTCAAAAAAATATTTTAATTTATATGGGGAGTTAAAAGATTTCTTTGAAAAGGCGTTTAATAATAGAGAAAGAAATAAAATGATTAAAGAACATGAAAAATATTTTAAAAGTCACAAGGGTATGCTTGAAATGGCTCTTGGAGGCATAGGATCTAAAAATTTATTTAATAATTTAGGAGATGATGAGGATTATGATCCCTGGCAAGGGATTCAAGATACTTATATAAGAGAAGAACCCAAGATAGGAAGAAATGATCCTTGTCCTTGTGGTAGTGGTAAAAAGTACAAAAAATGCTGTGGAAAGTAA
- a CDS encoding heavy metal translocating P-type ATPase yields MDKTVKNPSRSNIKLATKDISKISTNIRTKESNSNVKKEFILEGLDCANCAAKIEKESNNIKGVKSAVVDFVNTKLILEIENPSKQSDIILKVKEIVKRIEPDVNVIEIESKIYERKEEHGENSKEKMVILVVGAAIFGIATAFKFSNVIELIMYLITYVLVGGEVVLRALKNISRGQIFDENFLMSTATIGAFAIGQYPEGVAVMLFYQLGELLQGIAVNRSRKSITDLMDIRPDFANLKIGDDIKKVSPEEVSVGNIILVKPGEKVPLDGEVIEGNSMVDTSALTGESVPRTVRAGDSILGGVINKNGLLSIKVEKEFGDSTIAKILDLVQNASSKKAPTENFITKFARYYTPIVVFSAVALAVLPPLFIESATFSQWIYRALAFLVVSCPCALVVSIPLGFFGGIGGASKNGILVKGGNYLEALNSVEGVIFDKTGTLTKGVFRVTEVKSQNNISKDELIAYAAYAESYSNHPIATSILNAYGKEIVKDSIENYEEISGHGVKVVIQGREVLAGNYKLMNKENIIYEQVETVGTAVHVAVDKVYAGYIIISDEVKEDSAKAVKALKDIGIKRIVMLTGDNKTVGTKVAKRLGLDEVYTELLPDEKVEKIELFDKEKSPKGKLIFVGDGINDAPVLARADIGIAMGGIGSDAAIEAADVVIMTDEPSKIASAIKIARKTRHIVMQNIIFALSIKIILLVLIALGLGTMWEAVFGDVGVTLLAVLNSMRAMKTVNI; encoded by the coding sequence ATGGATAAAACAGTTAAAAATCCTAGTAGAAGTAATATAAAATTAGCAACTAAAGATATTAGTAAAATTAGTACTAATATTAGAACGAAAGAATCTAATTCCAATGTGAAAAAAGAGTTCATATTAGAAGGATTGGATTGTGCTAACTGTGCTGCAAAAATAGAAAAAGAATCTAATAATATAAAGGGTGTAAAATCTGCTGTTGTGGATTTTGTGAACACAAAGCTTATTTTGGAGATAGAGAATCCATCTAAGCAAAGTGACATTATTCTCAAAGTTAAAGAAATTGTTAAAAGAATAGAACCAGACGTTAATGTTATTGAGATCGAAAGTAAAATTTATGAACGTAAAGAAGAGCACGGAGAAAACAGCAAGGAGAAAATGGTTATATTGGTTGTTGGTGCAGCAATTTTTGGAATAGCAACTGCTTTTAAATTTTCAAATGTCATAGAACTGATAATGTATTTAATAACCTATGTGCTTGTGGGGGGAGAAGTAGTTTTAAGAGCATTGAAAAATATAAGCAGGGGTCAAATATTTGATGAGAACTTTTTAATGAGTACAGCAACTATTGGAGCTTTTGCTATCGGCCAATATCCAGAGGGCGTAGCAGTTATGCTTTTTTACCAGTTAGGAGAGCTGCTTCAGGGAATAGCTGTTAACCGTTCGAGAAAGTCCATTACGGATCTTATGGATATAAGACCTGACTTTGCTAATTTAAAGATAGGTGATGATATTAAAAAAGTATCACCAGAAGAGGTCAGTGTAGGTAATATCATATTGGTGAAACCAGGAGAAAAAGTACCACTAGACGGTGAAGTAATTGAAGGAAATTCAATGGTAGATACTTCTGCTTTAACTGGCGAGTCTGTTCCAAGAACAGTGAGGGCGGGAGATAGTATACTGGGAGGAGTTATTAACAAAAATGGATTGCTTTCTATTAAAGTAGAAAAGGAATTTGGAGATTCTACTATTGCAAAGATACTTGACTTAGTTCAAAATGCAAGTAGTAAAAAAGCGCCAACTGAAAATTTTATTACAAAGTTTGCCAGATATTATACCCCTATTGTTGTTTTTTCAGCTGTAGCCTTAGCTGTACTACCTCCATTATTTATTGAAAGTGCTACTTTCTCACAGTGGATATATAGAGCATTAGCATTCTTGGTAGTATCTTGTCCTTGTGCTTTAGTGGTATCTATACCTCTTGGTTTCTTTGGAGGAATAGGTGGGGCTTCAAAGAATGGGATACTTGTCAAAGGTGGGAATTACCTTGAGGCTTTAAATAGTGTTGAGGGTGTAATATTTGATAAAACGGGGACACTTACAAAAGGTGTATTTAGGGTAACGGAGGTAAAATCACAAAACAATATTTCAAAAGATGAACTTATAGCTTATGCGGCCTATGCAGAAAGTTATTCTAACCATCCAATAGCAACTTCTATATTAAACGCTTATGGAAAGGAAATAGTTAAGGATTCAATAGAAAACTATGAAGAAATATCAGGTCATGGCGTGAAAGTTGTGATTCAAGGTAGAGAAGTGTTAGCGGGTAATTATAAACTGATGAATAAAGAAAATATAATTTATGAACAGGTTGAAACAGTGGGTACAGCAGTTCATGTTGCTGTGGATAAAGTATATGCAGGATATATAATAATATCTGATGAAGTTAAGGAAGATTCAGCAAAAGCGGTTAAGGCCTTAAAGGATATAGGTATTAAGAGAATAGTTATGCTCACTGGCGATAATAAAACAGTTGGGACTAAAGTTGCAAAACGGTTAGGATTAGATGAAGTTTATACTGAACTTCTTCCAGACGAAAAAGTTGAAAAGATAGAATTATTTGATAAAGAAAAATCACCAAAAGGCAAATTAATATTTGTAGGGGATGGTATAAATGATGCTCCTGTCTTAGCCAGAGCGGATATAGGTATAGCAATGGGAGGAATAGGATCTGATGCTGCAATTGAAGCTGCTGACGTAGTTATAATGACCGATGAGCCTTCAAAAATTGCTTCAGCCATAAAAATAGCCAGGAAAACGAGACACATCGTAATGCAAAATATAATCTTTGCATTAAGTATTAAAATAATCTTATTGGTACTTATAGCATTGGGCTTAGGTACCATGTGGGAAGCTGTATTTGGCGATGTGGGAGTAACTTTACTTGCGGTGCTGAATTCCATGAGAGCTATGAAGACGGTTAATATTTAA
- a CDS encoding RNA polymerase sigma factor, whose product MIREYNILPKIENDNTTCLEDLINLYYPDVFRYCLWHTPNRQVAEDATQETFLKTIRYFKKYIHCGKFKSYIYKVASNVCIDIWRKKGMESLPENLAYMENGFAQTESDLDLKCLVENLPEKYREIVLLRFAQDLSMREIAEIENIPLRTVQSRLRAALKQIKKNVRKGEWARE is encoded by the coding sequence TTGATTCGGGAATATAATATATTACCAAAAATTGAAAATGACAATACAACTTGTTTGGAAGATTTGATTAATCTTTATTATCCAGATGTATTTCGATACTGCCTTTGGCATACACCAAATCGTCAAGTGGCAGAAGATGCTACTCAGGAAACATTTTTAAAGACCATTCGCTATTTTAAAAAATATATTCATTGTGGAAAATTTAAATCTTATATCTATAAGGTGGCGTCAAATGTATGTATTGATATTTGGCGCAAAAAGGGAATGGAATCTCTGCCTGAAAATCTGGCATATATGGAAAATGGATTTGCACAAACTGAATCTGATTTGGACTTGAAGTGTCTGGTGGAAAATTTGCCTGAAAAATATAGAGAAATTGTATTATTAAGATTTGCACAGGATTTATCCATGAGAGAAATTGCAGAAATAGAAAATATACCACTTAGGACTGTACAATCGCGTTTACGGGCGGCACTGAAACAAATTAAGAAAAATGTTAGGAAAGGAGAATGGGCACGTGAATAA
- a CDS encoding ABC transporter ATP-binding protein: MELEICNLTKQYKDKIAVNNVSLNISPGVWGLLGANGAGKTTLIRMIAGIMVPTSGRILYDGIEIGVLKGAYRDILGYLPQDFGFYPEFTVMDYLKYIAALKGLTKDDTKAKIDELLQILTLTEVRKKKISKLSGGMKRRVGIAQALLNDPEVLILDEPTSGLDPGERVKFRKLISEFAQNRIVLISTHIVSDVEYIATCNAIMKDGEIISTGTTEELVKTVEGKVWESIISPRQLTHYEKIARIVNVLNEEDGNLSIRYLSNTPDVPDSKHAVPRLEDLYLWLFPQDGTGKEKI, translated from the coding sequence ATGGAACTTGAAATTTGTAATTTGACCAAGCAATATAAAGATAAAATTGCTGTTAACAATGTAAGTCTGAATATATCCCCTGGCGTATGGGGACTTCTTGGTGCAAATGGTGCTGGAAAGACTACTTTAATAAGAATGATTGCTGGTATTATGGTACCAACCTCAGGAAGGATACTATATGATGGAATTGAAATTGGTGTACTCAAGGGAGCCTATCGTGATATTTTAGGTTATCTACCCCAGGATTTTGGTTTCTATCCTGAATTTACAGTGATGGATTATCTGAAATATATTGCAGCTTTAAAAGGCCTTACTAAAGATGATACAAAAGCAAAAATAGATGAATTGCTTCAAATACTTACTCTTACTGAAGTCAGAAAAAAGAAAATTTCTAAACTTTCTGGAGGAATGAAGAGACGGGTAGGTATCGCACAAGCCCTTTTGAATGATCCGGAAGTTTTAATATTAGATGAACCAACCAGTGGTCTTGATCCAGGAGAACGTGTGAAATTTCGCAAACTTATTTCTGAGTTTGCCCAGAATAGAATTGTGTTGATTTCTACCCATATTGTTTCCGATGTGGAATATATTGCTACCTGCAATGCCATTATGAAAGATGGAGAAATCATTTCTACGGGGACTACTGAAGAACTTGTAAAAACTGTCGAAGGCAAGGTATGGGAGAGCATAATATCACCCAGACAACTTACCCATTATGAAAAAATTGCCCGCATTGTGAATGTACTAAATGAGGAAGATGGAAATCTTTCTATCAGGTATTTGTCAAATACACCAGATGTACCTGATTCAAAACATGCTGTTCCACGGCTTGAGGATTTGTATTTATGGCTTTTCCCTCAAGATGGAACAGGAAAGGAGAAAATTTGA
- a CDS encoding ABC transporter permease subunit — MSIFYLELKRVLRTRSTWILLLAAILLTGIMAYFPISYVHYTYVNKNGKQVSISGIKAIEAQKGLMVQGKITPDKIHKAVENYQEVTKKYGSIYSDNIPQDIYNEKILPVQYIIYRLESVYADPNTKAPADLSKISPEEAAANFYKKYTEQIKGRVLDPVSQKKALSMYEKVDKPFKFIYGYGSSDAGSYLIMLIFLLVIICTFITAPIFSAEYQTGADSILRCTKYGKAKLSVYKVISAILICSITFAICISVFSIIENRVFGWDSLRTSLQSIGDIYLPAVSVGETEIITAGAGMLTLIAVVSFTLFLSARCKNTANSIIISIVFCILPHILSSISGSNIMNWIRMILPSGGTGLGNSFGCELVGLTFLKLGSFSLWAPYVVIGAAIISIPLFVALTILSYCKHELV; from the coding sequence ATGAGCATTTTTTATTTGGAATTGAAGAGGGTGTTAAGAACCCGTTCAACATGGATTTTGCTGTTGGCAGCCATTTTATTGACTGGAATTATGGCATACTTTCCCATATCATATGTCCATTATACTTATGTGAATAAAAATGGAAAACAGGTATCGATTTCTGGAATAAAAGCTATAGAAGCCCAAAAAGGACTTATGGTACAGGGAAAGATTACACCAGATAAAATACATAAAGCAGTTGAAAATTATCAGGAAGTCACAAAGAAATATGGAAGTATTTATAGCGACAATATCCCTCAAGATATCTACAATGAAAAAATACTTCCGGTTCAATATATAATATATCGGTTGGAGAGTGTATATGCGGATCCAAATACAAAGGCACCTGCAGATTTAAGTAAGATTTCTCCCGAAGAAGCTGCGGCAAATTTCTATAAAAAATATACTGAACAGATAAAAGGGAGAGTTTTGGATCCTGTATCACAAAAGAAGGCACTTTCCATGTATGAAAAAGTAGATAAACCTTTTAAATTCATATATGGCTATGGCAGCAGTGATGCCGGAAGCTATCTTATTATGTTGATTTTTCTTTTAGTAATTATATGCACATTTATTACTGCTCCAATATTCTCTGCAGAATATCAGACAGGGGCAGACAGTATATTAAGGTGTACTAAATATGGCAAAGCAAAACTTTCTGTATATAAGGTAATTTCTGCTATTTTAATTTGCAGCATAACTTTTGCAATTTGTATTTCCGTATTTAGTATTATTGAAAACAGGGTGTTTGGATGGGATAGTCTAAGGACATCACTTCAAAGTATAGGAGATATCTATCTGCCTGCTGTAAGTGTTGGTGAAACTGAAATTATTACAGCAGGAGCGGGCATGTTGACGCTTATTGCAGTTGTCAGCTTTACACTGTTTTTATCTGCAAGATGTAAGAATACAGCTAATTCAATTATAATAAGTATTGTATTTTGTATATTGCCCCATATACTTTCTTCTATTTCCGGAAGCAATATTATGAATTGGATTAGAATGATTCTGCCATCCGGGGGTACAGGTCTTGGAAATAGTTTTGGCTGTGAACTTGTGGGACTTACCTTTCTTAAATTAGGCTCTTTTAGTTTATGGGCACCATATGTAGTAATTGGTGCAGCAATTATTTCCATTCCCTTGTTTGTAGCCCTTACAATTTTGTCCTATTGCAAACATGAATTGGTTTAA
- a CDS encoding N-acetyltransferase family protein, with protein sequence MIRRAEEQDIPFLLDIYNEAILNGTATFDLEPKTLEDRKQWFYDHIGTHPLLVYEKHGKAIAYASLSTYREKKAYDGSVEFSIYIHKDYRGVGIGKQLMEAILKLAKEIDGIHTIISIITAGNEVSDRLHEKFGFTYCGKIKEAGYKFGQYFDINVYQIMV encoded by the coding sequence ATGATAAGAAGGGCAGAGGAACAAGATATTCCTTTTTTACTAGATATATATAATGAGGCCATATTAAATGGTACAGCAACTTTTGATTTAGAACCTAAAACTTTAGAAGATAGAAAGCAATGGTTTTATGATCATATTGGAACACATCCTTTATTGGTGTATGAAAAACATGGAAAAGCTATTGCATATGCAAGCTTGTCTACTTATAGAGAGAAAAAAGCATATGATGGAAGTGTGGAGTTTTCTATCTATATTCATAAAGACTATAGAGGAGTTGGGATCGGGAAACAGTTAATGGAAGCAATTCTTAAGCTTGCGAAAGAAATTGATGGAATTCATACAATCATATCTATTATAACTGCAGGCAATGAAGTTAGTGATAGGCTTCACGAAAAATTTGGATTTACCTACTGTGGGAAAATTAAAGAAGCAGGGTATAAATTTGGACAATATTTTGATATTAATGTTTATCAGATTATGGTATAA
- a CDS encoding H-type small acid-soluble spore protein, with amino-acid sequence MDKNRVKEILESKGIIEVKYKNNPVWLESISTDKDDKIQVKDLNTNEHFSVNIVDLKE; translated from the coding sequence TTGGATAAAAATAGAGTGAAAGAAATACTTGAATCTAAAGGAATTATAGAAGTAAAGTATAAAAATAATCCTGTGTGGCTTGAAAGTATAAGTACGGATAAAGATGACAAGATACAGGTTAAGGATTTAAATACGAATGAACACTTTAGTGTAAATATTGTAGATTTAAAAGAATAA